A stretch of Desulfurivibrio alkaliphilus AHT 2 DNA encodes these proteins:
- a CDS encoding monovalent cation/H+ antiporter subunit D family protein yields MFSPSFYQIAPVIALCASLAAVPLIAVSGPRPNLREFWTFLAAGVKFAMVFSLAGWVLAGNVVEVELIRVLPELSIALRVDSFGMVFALVSSFLWIVAATYTIGYMRGLNEHAQTRFMVCFALSLCAAIGVAFSANLLTMYLFYEMLSLSTYPLVAHHQDREALGGARKYLAFLLGGSVGLVLPALIVIFALAGTLEFATGINSGIIPGATPDVLVVILFFACLFGFAKNGIMPMHAWLPGAMVAPTPVSALLHAVAVVKVGVFCTTRVMLYVFGIDLMDELNLGIVTAYIVSFTIVTASIIALTKDNLKARLAYSTVSQLSYIVLGVALLAPTAVEGGLIHIVNHAFAKITLFFCAGAIYVATHKKNISELGGLGRVMPFTFGAFALASLSMIGAPPVGGFISKWYLLVGALDAGQIAIIVVLLASTMLNVAYFAPVVYHAFFGKPPAGEVLPTGIREAPLIMVAPILLAAAISLFIGIYPDLMMQFVKMVTP; encoded by the coding sequence ATGTTTTCACCCTCATTTTATCAAATAGCCCCGGTGATCGCCCTTTGCGCCTCCCTGGCCGCCGTGCCCCTGATCGCCGTCAGCGGCCCCCGGCCCAACCTGCGGGAATTTTGGACCTTCCTGGCCGCCGGGGTTAAATTCGCCATGGTCTTTTCCCTGGCCGGCTGGGTCCTGGCCGGCAATGTGGTGGAGGTGGAACTGATCCGGGTGCTGCCCGAGCTTTCCATCGCTCTGCGGGTGGACAGCTTCGGCATGGTGTTTGCCCTGGTTTCCTCCTTTCTCTGGATCGTCGCCGCCACCTACACCATCGGCTATATGCGGGGGCTCAACGAGCACGCCCAGACCCGCTTCATGGTCTGTTTCGCGCTGTCGCTCTGCGCCGCCATCGGCGTGGCCTTCTCCGCCAACCTTTTGACCATGTATCTCTTCTACGAGATGCTCTCCCTCTCTACCTATCCCCTGGTGGCCCATCATCAGGACCGCGAGGCCCTGGGCGGGGCCCGCAAGTATCTTGCCTTCCTGCTGGGCGGCTCGGTGGGCCTGGTGCTGCCGGCTTTGATTGTCATCTTTGCCCTTGCCGGCACCCTGGAGTTCGCCACCGGCATCAACAGCGGTATCATCCCCGGGGCCACTCCGGACGTCCTGGTGGTGATTCTCTTTTTCGCCTGCCTTTTCGGCTTTGCCAAAAACGGCATTATGCCCATGCATGCCTGGCTGCCCGGCGCCATGGTGGCACCCACCCCGGTTTCCGCCCTGCTGCATGCGGTGGCGGTGGTCAAGGTCGGGGTTTTCTGCACCACCCGAGTGATGCTCTACGTCTTCGGCATCGATCTGATGGACGAGTTGAACCTGGGAATCGTCACCGCCTATATCGTCTCCTTTACCATTGTCACCGCCTCCATCATCGCCCTGACCAAAGACAACCTCAAGGCCCGGCTGGCCTACTCCACGGTGAGCCAGCTTTCCTATATCGTGCTGGGGGTGGCGCTGCTGGCCCCGACGGCGGTGGAGGGCGGCCTGATTCATATCGTCAACCACGCCTTTGCCAAGATCACCCTCTTTTTCTGCGCCGGGGCCATCTACGTGGCCACCCATAAGAAAAATATTTCCGAACTGGGGGGCCTGGGCCGGGTGATGCCCTTTACCTTCGGGGCCTTCGCCCTGGCTTCGCTTTCCATGATCGGCGCCCCGCCGGTGGGCGGCTTCATCAGCAAGTGGTACCTGCTGGTGGGGGCTCTCGATGCCGGACAGATCGCGATTATCGTGGTGCTGCTGGCCTCCACCATGCTCAACGTGGCCTACTTCGCACCGGTGGTTTATCACGCCTTTTTCGGCAAGCCCCCGGCCGGTGAAGTATTGCCGACGGGGATCAGGGAAGCGCCGCTGATCATGGTGGCGCCGATTCTGCTGGCCGCTGCCATTTCGTTGTTTATAGGGATTTATCCTGATCTCATGATGCAGTTTGTGAAAATGGTGACCCCATGA